From a single Fusobacterium ulcerans ATCC 49185 genomic region:
- a CDS encoding amino acid ABC transporter permease encodes MEYLALLKDIFLGGNRYMYIVNGLAFSIGTTMLAALIGVLLGIFIALMELSHFYPLKHKKGWEKFNPISSLAFAYVDLIRGTPAVVQLMILANLIFVGALRDTPILVIAGLSFGINSGAYVAEIIRAGIEGLDKGQMEAARALGMPYGIAMKEIIIPQAVKKILPALVSEFITLLKETSIVGFIGGVDLLRSANIITSQTYRGVEPLLAVGLIYLILTAVFTKFMRGIEKGLKVSD; translated from the coding sequence ATGGAGTATTTAGCATTACTAAAAGATATTTTTCTTGGAGGAAACAGATACATGTATATTGTAAATGGTTTGGCTTTCTCTATAGGGACAACTATGCTGGCAGCACTAATCGGAGTATTATTGGGTATATTTATTGCTCTTATGGAATTGTCACATTTTTATCCATTAAAACATAAAAAGGGATGGGAAAAATTCAATCCAATATCATCACTTGCATTTGCATATGTAGACCTTATAAGAGGAACACCAGCAGTTGTACAGCTTATGATACTTGCAAACTTAATATTTGTAGGAGCTTTAAGAGATACACCTATACTTGTTATAGCTGGATTATCTTTTGGAATCAATTCAGGTGCTTATGTTGCTGAAATAATAAGAGCAGGTATAGAAGGACTAGACAAAGGACAAATGGAAGCAGCAAGAGCTTTGGGAATGCCTTATGGAATTGCTATGAAAGAGATAATTATACCACAGGCTGTAAAGAAAATACTTCCAGCATTAGTTAGTGAATTTATTACTTTATTAAAAGAAACATCTATTGTAGGATTCATTGGAGGAGTAGATTTATTGAGATCAGCAAATATTATCACAAGTCAGACATATAGAGGAGTAGAACCTTTATTGGCAGTAGGGTTGATATATTTAATATTAACAGCTGTATTTACTAAATTTATGAGAGGAATAGAAAAGGGGTTGAAGGTAAGTGATTAA
- a CDS encoding AEC family transporter yields the protein MITYILLKQIIIMFMLMGVGAALYKLKYITDQGAKEFGNVLLRIIIPSVIIKSYIVEFTPEKFRDMWMSTGLALLGLLLAMAVSAVVYGKRKPIENFASSYSNAGFIGIPLTQAVFGSEAVFYVAAYVTLLNLFQWTYGVFIMTGETENIKPKNLVTNPMLVSMVIGLVIFLLSIPVHETVVKTIGFLASMNTPVAMLVLGVFLAKADIKDIFLDYKIYPCMAMRLLVIPLITLGVFYFLPIDNTTMVMSVLIAACTSVGGNIAIFAQQYDRNYLLAIKTVCLSTILSIITIPLFFMVVQMLYM from the coding sequence TTGATTACTTATATTTTATTAAAACAAATAATAATAATGTTTATGCTTATGGGGGTAGGTGCTGCACTTTATAAATTAAAATATATCACTGATCAAGGAGCAAAGGAATTTGGAAATGTTCTGCTTCGTATAATTATACCAAGTGTTATTATAAAATCATACATAGTAGAATTTACTCCAGAAAAATTTAGAGATATGTGGATGTCAACTGGACTGGCTCTTCTTGGGCTTCTTTTGGCAATGGCTGTTTCTGCTGTTGTCTATGGTAAAAGAAAACCAATTGAAAATTTTGCTTCATCATATTCAAATGCTGGATTTATTGGAATTCCACTTACACAAGCAGTTTTTGGCAGTGAAGCTGTTTTTTATGTAGCTGCTTATGTTACTCTTTTAAATCTTTTTCAATGGACTTATGGAGTGTTTATAATGACAGGAGAAACTGAAAACATAAAGCCTAAAAATTTAGTTACTAATCCAATGTTGGTAAGTATGGTCATAGGACTTGTAATATTTCTTTTATCTATTCCAGTACATGAAACAGTTGTAAAAACAATAGGGTTTCTTGCTTCAATGAATACTCCTGTTGCTATGCTGGTACTAGGTGTATTTCTTGCAAAAGCTGATATAAAAGATATTTTTCTTGATTATAAAATTTATCCATGTATGGCTATGCGTCTTTTAGTTATTCCACTGATAACTTTAGGAGTATTTTATTTTCTTCCAATAGATAATACTACTATGGTAATGTCAGTACTTATTGCTGCTTGTACTTCTGTAGGAGGAAATATAGCAATATTTGCACAACAGTATGACAGAAATTATTTACTTGCTATAAAAACAGTTTGCTTAAGTACTATCCTTTCTATCATTACAATACCTTTATTTTTTATGGTTGTACAAATGTTATATATGTAG
- a CDS encoding DMT family transporter, with the protein MNRQLRANFFVGLVALFWGSTYFLTKIGIGLLEPFNLTSLRFGTAFLVTALFFHKRILKADKVTLKYSIILGMLAFISVLSMTIGVKYTSASNAGFLISLSVVMIPVISVIFLKKKIKFKLLVSVILATIGIILLTLNDQLTINKGDLLCIICALAFALQVLVMEKIPKNADSVAIGALQMGIVGILNMTISLVTETFKVPHNIEIWIVIVILGIFCTAVCYIMQIYALKDTSAIQAGIILSLEPVFSALFAFIFLGELLTMKGYIGAVLLFISVILAGVI; encoded by the coding sequence ATGAACAGGCAGTTAAGGGCAAATTTCTTTGTAGGGTTAGTAGCTTTATTTTGGGGGTCTACCTATTTTTTAACTAAAATAGGAATAGGACTGCTGGAACCTTTTAATCTTACTTCATTAAGATTTGGAACAGCTTTTTTGGTAACAGCTCTATTTTTTCACAAAAGGATATTAAAAGCTGATAAAGTAACTTTGAAATATTCAATTATACTAGGTATGCTTGCATTTATATCAGTATTAAGTATGACTATTGGTGTAAAATATACAAGTGCTTCTAATGCAGGATTTCTTATAAGTCTTTCTGTAGTGATGATACCTGTGATATCAGTTATTTTTTTAAAGAAGAAGATAAAATTCAAATTACTTGTCAGTGTTATTTTAGCAACTATTGGAATAATTCTTCTCACTTTGAATGATCAGCTTACTATCAATAAAGGGGATTTATTATGTATTATCTGTGCCCTTGCCTTTGCCTTACAAGTATTAGTTATGGAAAAAATTCCTAAAAATGCAGATTCAGTAGCAATAGGTGCTTTGCAGATGGGAATAGTGGGAATACTAAACATGACAATTTCATTAGTTACTGAAACTTTTAAAGTTCCACATAATATAGAAATATGGATTGTCATAGTGATCTTGGGAATATTTTGTACTGCAGTATGTTATATCATGCAGATATATGCTTTAAAAGATACAAGTGCCATACAGGCTGGAATAATTTTATCCCTTGAACCTGTATTTTCAGCACTTTTTGCCTTTATATTTCTTGGTGAACTTCTCACAATGAAGGGTTACATAGGAGCAGTTTTATTGTTTATAAGTGTTATTTTAGCTGGAGTTATTTAG
- the asnA gene encoding aspartate--ammonia ligase — protein MSYKSKLDIRQTEVAIKQVKDFFERELAKELNLTRVSAPLFVKPESGLNDNLNGIERPVSFVTKAGDKAEIVHSLAKWKRMALHNYNFNIGEGLYTDMNAIRRDEDTDFIHSYYVDQWDWEKIIAKEDRKEETLKEIVGGIYEVFKKTEDYVNSLYPELDKKIPEKITFVTAQELEDKYPLLTPKEREHAAAKEYGAIFLMKIGGTLNSGEKHDGRAPDYDDWELNGDIILNYDPLGIGLELSSMGIRVDEDSLVKQLEIAGCEDRKELDYHKRLINKELPYTIGGGIGQSRICMFFLDKLHIGEVQASMWPKEVHEICKKLNIHLL, from the coding sequence ATGAGTTACAAATCAAAACTAGACATCAGGCAGACTGAAGTCGCAATTAAACAGGTAAAAGATTTCTTTGAAAGGGAATTAGCTAAAGAATTAAATTTAACAAGAGTTTCAGCTCCATTATTCGTTAAACCAGAAAGTGGATTAAATGATAATTTAAATGGAATCGAAAGACCAGTAAGTTTCGTCACAAAAGCTGGGGATAAAGCTGAGATTGTTCACTCTTTAGCAAAATGGAAAAGAATGGCACTTCACAATTATAACTTCAATATAGGAGAAGGACTATACACTGACATGAATGCTATAAGAAGAGATGAAGATACAGATTTCATCCACTCATATTATGTTGACCAGTGGGACTGGGAAAAAATAATAGCAAAAGAAGATAGAAAAGAAGAAACATTGAAAGAAATAGTTGGTGGGATATATGAAGTATTTAAAAAAACTGAAGATTATGTTAATTCATTATATCCTGAACTAGACAAAAAGATACCTGAAAAAATAACATTTGTTACTGCTCAGGAATTAGAAGATAAATATCCTCTTCTTACTCCAAAGGAAAGAGAACATGCAGCTGCCAAAGAGTATGGAGCAATATTCCTCATGAAAATAGGAGGAACACTTAACTCAGGAGAAAAACATGATGGAAGAGCTCCTGACTATGATGACTGGGAATTAAATGGAGATATAATCCTTAACTATGATCCTTTAGGAATAGGATTAGAGCTTTCATCTATGGGAATAAGAGTAGATGAAGATTCATTAGTAAAACAATTAGAAATAGCTGGATGTGAAGATAGAAAAGAATTAGATTATCATAAAAGACTTATCAACAAAGAGCTTCCATACACTATTGGTGGTGGAATAGGACAATCTCGTATCTGTATGTTCTTCCTTGATAAACTCCATATAGGAGAAGTACAAGCTTCTATGTGGCCAAAAGAAGTTCATGAGATCTGTAAAAAATTAAATATTCATCTTTTATAA
- a CDS encoding autotransporter outer membrane beta-barrel domain-containing protein: MIEKIMKAVKSSNKKRGRKITIGAVIGFLLSCTAVMGADEIGVNIIEKNGEIEIDDKGKFSENTFENNTYTNNMTISAENPSNDAYGIKLALSNKTINIINNGLISGHGHGYGYGISNSVKMENIENIGVISGTGYGVSGGAGYGILNDSYSKEMGNITNAGIISGYGYSYSTNYSTGYGYGINNKSGTIGDITNTGVISGTGYGYSSGYAYGILNDANTEKIGNITNIGVISGYGISFGYGIWNYKYGTDSEIKNITNTGIISGYGYLGYGIYNYSSTTMGNITNTGVIYGKTNAIKNNSGTIGTSNNYGILINGKNQDVNDGLTNSTNYGLIIRNNGNNGIDAGVGGEQTVKFGTSEREMTIENETVSNSFSGDKENHILNALKDTYKTTGDKNDEAEVIGSIINAYGTAVVFEGADKKLTLSGTIVNGGIDESDPDTKGTAISGSSNGDNLILQSGKIKYTNGNEVTQNTIVNGNINMGRGADTLTVGDGTIINGTLDGGDEDDTLNFGISSVAKSNPAESEGVRILHNISNFEKMNINVNVTLFEKTVNASGVVEELKITGADKITIGENGTLTLRINSSKMGSADEADKIMGHALYGNTGEISSTDGGKLLLALNGAGNKEIISFGSTKLNSSLVTACEGMYYEDVTFGTTSLIHFVKRVNGTENEVEITVKKNLPLKTLKYEKLNKIYHGILSVDDLIGNFNVDSDEKLSTFLGYLNDIYARNLYSYSSELSRKSVGMFRDIAVESQFKPELNKWLIMGGLTHVDGGTKDTYYGKGYYTYDIGSSDMDADTKITGAYMLGEYGVSDTLTYGVVIGGNKLKSDLSNGSKVDGDALYMGAYAKKYIGNLKVTGGLGLQYGDYDADRFAAGKGITETRSYSDNYNDMTYDIYLNGRYSHNLGENLFLEPYGTLSYTYVDQEGTDEGSKVLAIETDSKSFDYTAAKVGLDLKKVIPHEKGKSTLSAGISYTRLLTGADEENITGRFKGENASNFDILVAHKNEHSIELNAKYTLELENGILFDVKESYNVERDSHNGSGKNRNKDEWIVGAGLGYKF, encoded by the coding sequence ATGATTGAAAAGATTATGAAAGCAGTAAAAAGTAGCAACAAAAAAAGAGGAAGAAAAATAACAATAGGGGCAGTAATTGGATTCCTATTGTCATGCACAGCTGTGATGGGAGCAGATGAAATAGGAGTAAATATAATTGAGAAAAATGGTGAAATAGAAATTGACGATAAAGGTAAATTTTCTGAAAATACATTTGAAAATAATACTTACACTAACAATATGACAATTTCTGCTGAAAATCCTTCAAATGACGCTTATGGAATAAAACTAGCATTATCAAATAAAACTATAAATATAATAAATAATGGCTTAATATCTGGGCATGGTCATGGTTATGGTTATGGAATATCTAATTCAGTTAAAATGGAAAATATAGAAAATATAGGAGTTATAAGTGGTACTGGTTATGGTGTTAGTGGTGGTGCTGGTTATGGAATATTAAATGATAGTTATAGTAAAGAAATGGGAAATATAACAAATGCAGGAATAATAAGTGGTTATGGTTATAGTTATAGTACTAATTATAGTACTGGTTATGGTTATGGAATAAATAATAAATCAGGCACAATTGGAGATATAACAAATACAGGAGTTATAAGTGGTACTGGTTATGGTTATAGTAGTGGTTATGCCTATGGAATATTAAATGATGCTAATACTGAAAAAATAGGAAATATAACAAATATAGGAGTAATAAGTGGTTATGGTATTAGTTTTGGTTATGGAATATGGAATTATAAATATGGTACTGATAGTGAAATAAAAAATATAACAAATACAGGAATAATAAGTGGTTATGGCTATTTAGGTTATGGAATATATAATTATAGTTCAACTACAATGGGAAATATAACAAATACAGGAGTTATTTATGGAAAAACTAATGCTATAAAGAATAATAGTGGAACTATAGGTACATCAAATAATTATGGGATACTTATAAATGGAAAAAATCAAGATGTAAATGATGGGTTAACTAATAGTACCAATTATGGACTTATAATAAGAAATAATGGTAACAATGGAATAGATGCAGGAGTTGGAGGGGAGCAAACTGTAAAATTTGGAACTTCTGAAAGAGAAATGACTATAGAAAACGAAACTGTAAGCAATTCATTTTCTGGAGATAAAGAAAACCATATATTAAATGCTTTGAAAGATACATATAAGACGACTGGTGACAAAAATGATGAAGCTGAAGTAATAGGTTCAATAATCAATGCTTATGGAACAGCAGTTGTATTTGAAGGAGCTGATAAAAAGCTGACTTTATCAGGAACAATAGTGAATGGTGGAATAGATGAGAGTGATCCTGATACTAAAGGTACAGCTATATCAGGAAGTAGCAATGGAGATAATCTAATACTACAGTCAGGAAAAATTAAATATACAAATGGCAACGAAGTTACTCAAAATACTATAGTTAATGGAAATATAAATATGGGAAGGGGAGCTGATACTCTCACAGTAGGAGATGGAACAATAATTAATGGAACTCTTGATGGTGGAGATGAAGATGACACTCTTAATTTTGGAATAAGTTCAGTTGCTAAGTCAAATCCAGCAGAGAGTGAAGGAGTAAGAATCCTACATAATATATCTAATTTTGAAAAGATGAATATAAATGTAAATGTTACTCTATTTGAGAAAACTGTTAATGCTAGTGGAGTAGTAGAAGAATTAAAAATAACAGGTGCAGACAAGATAACAATAGGGGAAAATGGAACTCTTACATTGAGAATAAATAGCAGTAAAATGGGAAGTGCAGATGAAGCAGATAAGATTATGGGTCATGCACTATATGGAAATACAGGAGAAATATCTTCAACTGATGGAGGAAAACTTCTGCTTGCTCTCAATGGGGCAGGAAATAAAGAAATAATAAGTTTTGGAAGTACTAAATTAAATAGCAGTTTAGTAACAGCATGTGAGGGAATGTATTATGAAGATGTAACTTTTGGTACAACATCGTTGATTCATTTTGTAAAAAGAGTAAATGGAACAGAAAATGAAGTAGAAATAACAGTTAAAAAAAATCTTCCTTTAAAAACTTTAAAGTATGAAAAACTAAATAAGATATATCATGGAATTTTAAGTGTTGATGACTTAATAGGGAATTTTAATGTAGATAGTGATGAGAAACTTTCAACATTCTTAGGATACTTAAATGACATCTATGCAAGAAATCTATACTCATATTCAAGTGAACTTTCAAGAAAGTCAGTGGGAATGTTTAGAGATATAGCAGTGGAAAGTCAATTCAAACCAGAACTAAATAAATGGTTGATAATGGGTGGACTAACTCATGTAGATGGAGGAACAAAAGATACATACTATGGTAAAGGATATTATACTTATGACATAGGAAGTTCTGATATGGACGCAGATACTAAGATAACAGGAGCATATATGCTTGGAGAATATGGAGTATCAGATACATTGACTTATGGAGTAGTAATTGGAGGAAACAAACTTAAATCTGATTTGTCTAATGGTTCAAAAGTAGATGGAGATGCGCTGTATATGGGAGCATATGCTAAGAAGTATATTGGAAATCTAAAAGTAACAGGAGGATTAGGGCTACAGTATGGAGATTATGATGCAGATAGATTTGCAGCAGGAAAAGGAATAACAGAAACAAGAAGTTATTCAGATAACTATAATGATATGACATATGATATTTATCTGAATGGAAGATATTCTCATAATCTAGGAGAAAACTTATTCTTAGAACCATACGGAACATTGTCATATACATATGTAGACCAAGAGGGCACAGATGAAGGAAGCAAAGTATTAGCAATAGAAACAGATTCAAAATCATTTGATTATACAGCAGCTAAAGTGGGATTAGACCTTAAAAAAGTAATACCACATGAAAAGGGAAAAAGCACACTTTCAGCAGGAATAAGCTATACAAGACTTCTTACTGGGGCAGATGAAGAGAATATTACAGGAAGATTTAAAGGAGAAAATGCAAGTAACTTTGATATTTTAGTAGCTCACAAAAATGAACACAGCATAGAACTGAATGCTAAGTATACACTTGAACTGGAAAATGGAATTCTGTTTGATGTAAAGGAAAGTTACAATGTAGAAAGAGATTCACACAATGGAAGTGGAAAAAACAGAAACAAAGATGAATGGATAGTAGGTGCAGGGTTAGGATATAAATTCTAG
- a CDS encoding 2-phosphosulfolactate phosphatase — protein sequence MEIDVILTAADIQSEKIKDKIVVIIDVLRATSVMITALANGAKAVYPYKDIESVLENSKKSKSFVLGGERKGLKIEGFDFGNSPLEYTKEAVAGKDMFMTTSNGTRAIENSANGSKKLFIAAFLNVESVAKKILEENVDTVIICSGTDNNFSLDDALCAGEIIKRAKEKNKNIHLTDISLAMKRLAETSLGIEKTLEGSKHFEYLKTIGFYGDMNHCFTMDMFDIVPEYKNGVITK from the coding sequence ATGGAAATAGATGTAATTTTAACTGCAGCAGATATACAATCTGAAAAAATAAAAGATAAAATCGTAGTAATTATAGACGTACTTAGAGCCACAAGTGTAATGATAACAGCTTTGGCAAATGGAGCAAAGGCAGTATATCCCTATAAAGATATTGAAAGTGTATTGGAAAACTCAAAAAAATCTAAATCTTTTGTCCTAGGTGGAGAGAGAAAAGGACTGAAGATAGAAGGATTTGATTTTGGAAATTCTCCATTGGAATATACTAAGGAAGCAGTAGCAGGAAAAGATATGTTTATGACAACAAGCAATGGAACAAGAGCTATTGAAAATTCTGCTAATGGTTCTAAAAAACTTTTTATAGCAGCCTTTTTAAATGTAGAAAGTGTAGCTAAAAAAATATTAGAAGAGAATGTTGATACTGTAATAATCTGTTCTGGTACTGATAATAATTTTTCTTTAGATGATGCGTTATGTGCTGGGGAAATAATAAAGAGAGCAAAAGAAAAAAATAAGAATATTCATCTCACTGATATCAGTCTTGCTATGAAAAGATTAGCTGAAACATCTTTGGGAATAGAAAAGACTCTTGAAGGAAGTAAGCATTTTGAATATTTAAAAACTATAGGTTTCTATGGTGATATGAACCACTGTTTTACTATGGACATGTTTGATATAGTTCCAGAATATAAAAATGGAGTTATAACTAAATAA
- a CDS encoding basic amino acid ABC transporter substrate-binding protein, producing MKKLLKLLFMGTIVLSLSATALAKEKIYVGTNAEFPPFEYLEDGKITGFDMDLVQEIGKLVDADIKIVDMAFDGLLPALQMKKVDLVIAGMTANEERMKTVSFTQPYYTASQVIIVKEGNTSIKSFDDLKGRRVGVMLGFTGDMVVSEIDGVKIERFNAAYAGIMALKADKIEAVVLDSEPAKNYVAQNKGLVLADADAEQEEYAIAVRKNDKALLEKVEKALSELKENGTYDKLIQKYFN from the coding sequence ATGAAAAAATTATTAAAATTATTATTTATGGGAACAATAGTATTGTCTTTATCAGCAACAGCATTGGCAAAAGAAAAAATATATGTGGGAACAAATGCAGAATTTCCACCATTTGAGTATCTTGAAGATGGAAAAATAACTGGTTTTGATATGGACTTAGTTCAAGAGATTGGAAAATTGGTAGATGCAGATATAAAAATAGTTGATATGGCTTTTGATGGACTGCTTCCAGCACTTCAAATGAAAAAAGTTGACTTGGTAATAGCTGGAATGACTGCCAATGAAGAAAGAATGAAAACAGTATCTTTTACACAGCCTTATTATACTGCTAGTCAAGTAATTATAGTAAAAGAAGGAAATACTTCTATAAAATCTTTTGATGATCTTAAAGGAAGAAGAGTAGGAGTTATGCTTGGATTTACTGGAGATATGGTAGTCAGTGAAATTGATGGAGTAAAAATCGAAAGATTCAATGCTGCTTATGCAGGAATTATGGCTCTTAAAGCTGATAAAATAGAAGCTGTAGTATTAGATTCTGAACCAGCTAAAAATTATGTTGCACAAAATAAAGGTTTAGTCTTAGCTGATGCTGATGCAGAACAGGAAGAATATGCAATTGCAGTTAGAAAAAATGATAAAGCACTTTTAGAAAAAGTAGAAAAAGCTCTTAGTGAACTTAAAGAAAATGGAACTTATGACAAACTTATTCAAAAATATTTTAATTAA
- a CDS encoding amino acid ABC transporter ATP-binding protein yields MIKVANLYKNFGKLEVLKNISAEIHKGDIVAIIGPSGSGKSTFLRCLNRLEEPTAGHIYVKGEDLMAPGTDINKVREKVGMVFQHFNLFPHKTVLENLTLSPMKLKGYSQVDANKKAMALLDKVGLREKADAYPNQLSGGQKQRIAIARALAMEPEVMLFDEPTSALDPEMIKEVLDVMRGLAKEGMTMLIVTHEMGFARNVANRLFFMDRGDILEDTTPAELFDNPRHERTKEFLEKVLNK; encoded by the coding sequence GTGATTAAAGTAGCTAATTTATATAAAAATTTTGGAAAACTAGAAGTATTAAAAAATATAAGTGCAGAAATACATAAAGGTGATATAGTAGCAATAATAGGCCCTTCTGGAAGTGGAAAATCTACTTTTCTAAGATGTTTAAACAGACTTGAAGAACCTACAGCAGGACATATTTATGTAAAAGGAGAAGATCTTATGGCTCCAGGAACTGATATCAATAAAGTTCGTGAAAAAGTAGGAATGGTATTTCAACATTTTAACCTTTTTCCTCATAAGACTGTTTTAGAAAATCTTACTCTTTCACCTATGAAATTAAAAGGGTATTCACAGGTAGATGCCAACAAGAAAGCAATGGCTTTATTAGATAAAGTAGGTTTAAGAGAAAAAGCTGATGCTTATCCTAACCAACTTTCTGGAGGACAAAAACAGAGAATAGCCATAGCAAGAGCTCTTGCTATGGAGCCAGAAGTTATGCTTTTTGATGAACCTACCTCTGCTCTTGACCCAGAAATGATTAAAGAAGTTCTTGATGTTATGAGAGGATTGGCAAAAGAGGGAATGACAATGCTTATTGTAACACATGAAATGGGATTTGCAAGAAATGTTGCAAATAGATTATTTTTCATGGATAGAGGAGATATACTAGAAGATACTACCCCTGCTGAACTATTTGATAATCCAAGACATGAAAGAACAAAAGAATTTTTAGAGAAAGTCTTGAATAAATAA